Within Natator depressus isolate rNatDep1 chromosome 6, rNatDep2.hap1, whole genome shotgun sequence, the genomic segment AACAGAGAAGTGACAGGTTTTCCTCACTGTCTACCTGCCCACATCTCTCTAGCTGTCTGATCACTCTTGAGAGGAGATGGAAGGGGGAAATCACTCAGAGGTGACTGAATTCATTCTCTCAGGACTGACAGAACGTCCGGAGCTGCAGGTCCCCCTGTTTGGGATCTTCCTACTGACTTATGGTATCAccctggtggggaatggggggatgatCTTGTTAATCACAATTGATCCCcgactccacacccccatgtactttttcctcaggaatttgtctttctgtgacctctgcttTTCCTCGATAATTTCCCCTAagatgctgctgaatttcttAGCCAAGAGGAAAAGCATTTCTTTCACTGCCTGTGCTGTGCAAATGTATCTCTCTATTATTTTTGGAGATGTTGagtgcctcttgctggctgtgatggcgtatgaccgttatgtggccatctgtaacccgctgctctatacggtcaccatgtccaggcagctttgtaaacagctggtggctggggtgTACACTTTGGGGGTGGTGGATTCAATGTTAAACACATATTTTACATTTcggctgtcattctgcagctccaacatcaTCAATAATTTCTTCTGTGATGTCCCCCCACTGCTGGCACTATCCTGTTCTGACACCCGCATCAATGAGATTGTGATGTTTGCTCTGACGAGCTGCATTACAGGGAGCAGCTTTGTGactgtcctcctctcctatgtCTATATCACCTCCACCATCCTGCAGATCCGCTCTGCCGAGGGCCGGcacaaagccttctccacctgcacgTTCCACTTGACCACTGTGGTCCTGTTTTATGGCACCCTCCTCTTCATGTATTTACGTCCCGCCTCCAGCTATTCCATGGATACAGACAAAGTGGCCTCAGTGTTTTACATGCtggtgatccccatgttgaaccccctcatttacagcctgaggaacacggAGGTGAAGGATGCCCTGAAGAAAGCAATGAATAAACTCCTAACCAGTTCTTGAATCTGTTTAATTCAGGACTGGTTTAGTGGTGGGGAGTGGAAACAGGTGAATTCAATTCTCAGCCCATTACAAAATAATTTCGGAGAGCACGTGGTAGTTTTGCTCAttattatattgttattattattaaatttgtTTGTAATCCAACAAGGTCTGCagtccccagctgagatcagtggACAAAACATGGGAAGCATCACAGGAAATGAAGGAAACCCAAGTGCATAGTGTGCCGgtttcggtcacagagaccctcattgggactgtcacctcatgtgctgaaattacctctgagcccattttcccttccagcctggtcatccagaaccctgtcttgttgagccagacacactcgCCAGCTGCAACACAGACCTAGGCTCTGGGTGACGCCCCTAATGTTGCATATCTAGACTGAAACCAGCTCAGCAGGACACCTGTCTCCAGTacacagatacccagctcccaatgggatttGAACAACAAATAAATCCactttactctgtataaagcgtatacaggATAAAATGATAAATGCTTGCCCTCTATATCACTgcaagagagatatgcacagctgtttgcaccccccccccaggtacTTACACTAAGTTTATAAATAAAcacaagtgattttattaagtataaaaaatagGTTTTGAGTGTTTTTAAggaataacagacagaacaaagcaaaataaaacaaaacactcaaggCTAAGCTTAATACCCTCAGAAATCAGTtacaaatgtttcagtttttctgAGGATTGAGGACACTTGCCTGCATGCAGTGAAAGATTTGAATAAGCCTGATGAACACCATTTCCTCCCTGTCATtcttctttattaatttattcaAATCCACCACAAATGGTACATATTACctcacatttatttattgccaTAACTCATTTCATTTCCTTCTTTCAGCCCTTCCGGGAACAAccataatatttaataataaagttACAGGTAAATAAACACTCGTCTTTCTCATGTTCTGTCCTGCTTTCtagaagaaagaaaaagctgTGGAAAGAGGTGCAGTCAGTTAGAATGGATCTCAGCATCTGCTCTTCTGCTGACATACTGTCTTTGGCTTTCCCTGTGTTGCTATTTCCGTGCATGGCATGTTGGTTCCTTTCGCTGAACAGGGTGTGGGAAAAAAAGATCTGTGAcctaaagctgaaaacaattgtaTCCCATTTCAAGACCCATCATCTTTCTGGGCTCACGAATCTTGACCTCCTCCCTGGATTGGAACTGGTGATGCAAAGGGGAAAGGCCCCTTGTCTCAGCCTCAAAACCTTCAGCCATTCCCTTTCCCCAAAACTGTCTTTCTTAAAATCCTTACTGTTTATCCCCTACCCACATTGCTCAGCAATTATCTCACTGCTTCAATTCTGCAGAGCAGACCACCACACATCAGAGTGAGGAGAGAGACTTTTTTAAACTTGATATCACAGTAAAGGCGGTACTGACCTGTGGGGCAATGTAAGTGATTTGTCCAGtttgtggcagagaagaagaatgaacccaggtctgctgagtcCGAGTCCAGCAGACCATCTGCCCTCCATGGATCAGGGAGAGATGGATGAAATGATTCCTTTCCTACCCAAAAGAATCTGCTATCCTGTGAccctaaatatttaaataaagccACATCGGGTCAAATGTAATATCCCCAAACCAAAACTCATGCATGTCccattataagaacataagaagattaagaatggccatactgagtcagagcaaatgtccatccagcccagtatcctgtctaccaatggtagctaatgccaggtgccccagagagagtgaacctaacaggtaatgatcaagtgatcactctcctgccatccatctccaccctctgacaaacagaggctagagacaccattccttacccatcctggctaatagccattaatggacttaacctccatgaattttccagttctcttttaaaccctgttatagtcctagccttcacaacctcctcaggcaaggagttccacaggttgactgtgcgctgtgtgaagaaaaacttccttttatttgttttaaacctgctgcccattaatttcatttggtggcccctagttcttatattatgggaacaagtaaataattttcccttattcactttctccacaccactcatgaatTCAtatacctttatcatatccccccttagtctcctgttttccaagctgaaaagtcctagcacctttaatctctcctcatatgggacccgttccaaaccccttatcattttaattgcccttctctgaaccttttctcatgcctgtgtatcttttttgagatgaggagaccacatctgtacacagtattcaagatgtgggcgtaccatggatttatataagggcaataagatattatCCATCCTATTCTCAATCCCtttctaatgattcctaacatcctgtttgcttttttgactgccgctgcacactgtgtggacgtcttcagagaactatccacgatgactccaagatctttttcctgattagctgtagctaaattagcccccatcatattgtatgtatagttggggttattttttccaatgtgcattactttacatttctccacattacatttcatttgccattttattgcccaagttttgtgagatctttttgaagttcttcacagtctgctttggtcttaactatcttgaacagtttattatcatctgcaaactttgccacctcactgtttacgcctttctccagatcatttatgaataagttgaacaggATTGGTCCTCGGACTGACCCTGGGGGAACACCAccagttacccctctccattttgaaaatttaccatttattcctaccctttgttccctgtcttttaaccagttctcaatccaagaaaggatcttccctcctatcccatgacaacttaattatCCCTTCCATCTATTATGTGCCCATGTCTGTTCCTATAGGACATTATATCTCATTGGCTTAGCCAGTCCCCTTGTTGTTCTGCAGTTCCTCACTGGTGACTTTTTACCAGGTTAATCAAGAGATTCACTGAGTAATGTAAAGTACAAATGTTTCTTCTCTCAGGCAAAATGATCGTTCTGTGACATGTACTTCTGAAACTGTCTGTCTGCCTCTCTGTCCACCTATCTACATTCTTATACAGGGCACATCACCATCGAATTGTAGAGCCTTAGAGACTGTTAAAGTGAGCAGATATGGGTCTCTAAAACTATTTTAAGGTCAGTGATTTCATGCCAAGCTTTAAGTGAGCATTTCTACGAGATGTGGTTATTATTTGCATCGCCTATGGAAAGAGCAAGTGCCAGAGAGAGCAGCCACCTCAACAACATTCCTTGAAACAATAAAGAGAGGAGATGAATAGGTTTGTTATTGGTTATTAAAATGACAAGAAAATGCATTCATCTTGAAACCACTTCCCCTCCCGAGTGATCTCCCCAGAGCGTCCTTCAactccttgttcctcaggctgtagatcgGGGGTTCAGCATGGGGATCGCCACCGTGTAGAACACTGAGGCCACCTGGTCTTGGCCCAGTGAGTAGCTCGTGTTGGGGGATAAGTATGTCAAGATCAGAGTCCCGTAAAACATGGTGAATGGACTtgatggcctctcgaggtcccttccagttctatgattctctgagcTGGGGAACAATTCATGTTCTGATCATGcaataacatttatattgcagtgggAACTCTGGAACCACAAAGGAGACCTCCTCAAACCCCAAACCTCCTAATCTCCTAATTGTACTAAGCAATTAAACAGTGCAGCCTCGGAACAGACTGGTTTAAATACGTATTCAAATTTCAAAAGGAAACACAGATCCTTAGAGCTGCGCATCCTGCAGGGCAGGACACTAAATGGCAAACATTAAAATCAAACCCAGCTATAGTTTTTGAGTGACTATTCTAGGAAAATAAACCATCCAAGAGGCTGAAGAGGGGAGGACAGAGTAACTCTTGGGAATGAGTTTTACTCCTTTTCCACTCAAGACATCAGGTTGAAAGCTCAGCTGATAGTGATCAGAAATTGTGATTTATCTTAAGTCTGACTGATGTCCTTTGTGCAATGAGTTGGGTCCCGCAGTGCATCTTCTAGCACGATAGGTGGCCAcatctagagctggttgggaatttgtttttccactgaaaatttcacattttcattgaaaaatcatCATGTGTCATATTCTGgctgtacactgaaatgttttgacttggAAATGCtgttgcagtgcctcatgggagttgtagttcaagaGCCTCTTGCTCCCACTTTTCTCTACAGGCCGCACTCCCTGGTTGGCCTACCTGTTCCACGATGCACTATGGTCTCCCTTCTTGGTGAGGGGAGGAGGTGTATCATTACAGATTCATGGccccagtgcatcatgggagatgcagtgGCGAATTGAAGCATGAGTTACTGGAGCTTCAGCTCCCATGAGGTACCctggcagcatttcagaattgaagtattttagttttcaaattaaatccaaaaatatttgggCTCTTAGggattcaggtttcagaggacaaaaaaaaaatccacttaggTGAAAGCttaatatttaatgaaaaataattttgatggaaaatgtttgaccagctctgcccACATCACAGATTCCACCATTGCAATTAGTGCTTATTGGTACCTTGTTGGCAACTTCAGCAGAGAAAGCAAAGAGTGACTAGGCCGCAGAGACTGAATGCTCCTATCATCCCCTGGAGATGTTGCTTCTAGGTCAGCATTGAGGCACATGAGTTGGAACTGGCTGGCGTGTAATTCTTTATTGTAGCTGCccacagtgtggctgatgtgggtGATTGAGAGCAGtcttcagtctccagagctgtccGTCAGACACCTGTCACTCGCATCATGTTCACTTTAAGATGTAGTGAGCTCTTTGAAAAGTCACTTAGTAAAAATGGCATCATGGCTCTCAGTGTTTATTGTCTCTCACTAATATCTACACCAAGTCTGCTCAGATCATATCTCACTGCTAACCTGGGAgttttttgaaaactttgcctGCTCTCTGAGAGTCAAATGGGGCATTGTCCATCTCATTCATCATCATCACTAGCCAACTGGGCCCTTAGTGACACATCTCCAGTCACAGCACCTTCAGTAGGTTTGCCCAGATGTAAACGATGGGACCTGAAGAAACAATTTTACTGATGATGCATCagattggaaagtgtccagctcCTTCTTTCTCCTCGTTGTCAGTTCTCCAGAGCTAACAGAAATAATCAGCAGTAAAAACTGATTTCTGCCACTGAAGATAGAAGACGTGACTGTAATGCAGACAGGGAGCAGGTCTGTGGTGTAGGCAGGTGACATTTTTACACAGTCAGTTTTCAGAGATTGCCTGTGCTTGGCATGAGTGGGGAAAAGATACACACAAGAGAGTTTTATAGCCATACTGTTCCTGGCCTTTACATGGATAGACAGGGTAAGAATGGCACAGCTGAGGAGGTTTtatgggagggggcggagctgACAAGGAGGAGGCGGGGCATTCTGCATCCTGCCTCCAAAGCAGTTCCATCAGCATCCAGTTGCTATCAGCATCAGAGTTTATCCTGCTTCTTCATGAGCACTGGGGTCCCTAATCCCTGAGGCATGATTGTGACAGGCgttcccagggtgcaacctggaactggggcacTGCTAAGCTCTCTGTCTTACCAACCCGAGCTCCCTTCCATATTGTAATAATGCAACAGGTCTTGCACCGACACAAAcattcacaggcagggacacacccagctgagttacatggaTGCTTTTGCCAGCTGCTATGAACCAACAATAGGTTCAGTCAGTTCCCTCTTGCTCCCCAGACTAGGATCTCAGACCTGTAttgtcctgccctggtcagaagcctgaccagtgtaagttataaccccatccaccctccctcaatgtggagaggacaatgcaccagcagatttccctttacACGTCAAACAATACCCTGTTTTAGGTACAAAAaacataaaacaggtttattaactactgaaagacagattttaagtgattataagtaataagtgtacagatcaaagtagattacctaagaaataaaacaaaatcacaatctACGTTCTATAacctagacaggatttgaatgaAGCAGTGTCTCACCATGATGGTAGAAACAGCTCACCAATCTTCCACAAACAGGCTGAAATTCCTCCTTTCCCACCTGGGGCCACTTCCCCagtcaaagtctttgtcctctaGCCATCCTTCCAGGTGTTCAGTTGTGGGAGGAGTgaagccaagtgatgatgtcacttcccccttttatagcttctgaaGTGTGGAGGAACTtcattgtcccaaacaaagcccccagcacagttagtggaaaagtacaggcacaagatggagacCAGTGTCATATGAGCTGATCACATAcccttgcatgctttgatgaCTCACAGCAGGGGCCATTACCTATATGCTGGCTAGAAAGTCTGCAAAATATCTATTGGGTCAGTGttgggatatagatattcaggcctgtctgtaaaggcctatactgtaagaatttaggtgtattcttatcacttggctagttaggggtataaaagaaagaatcaaaatcactgtctgctggtgtgagagtcttctcttactgtgacaatctgaggccctgtgcttaggctaagatctttggctaagcagcagaggcagccataagctgggaagcgaccggtcacctcctcacctTCCAAACtcgtcacattgaaataaggtgctgttgggctgttaggaatacaatcctgtcctatcacctccagagaaagggaagtgccgagaaaatgtaaaaggaaacttagtttgatagcatcctgtcttgcaagaactcacttatcaatagctgggatgtgaaatcctcacttctgtattgttttgacattatagttcccactttgctattgtttgtctgtataatctctgtctggttctgtgattgttcctgtctgctgtataattaattttgctgggtgtaaaatgattaaggtggtgggatataattggttacataatcatgttacaatctgttaggattggttagttaaatttcaggaaaatgattggttaaggtatagctaagctgaactcaagttttactatataatctgtagccaatcaggaagtgagtgggtgtgggtgtgggtgggagtgggtgagtgtgtgggtgggggagatgggaacagggaatggaggtaaagaaattggaatcatgtttggctaagggcaggaatgggaacagagaCAGAGGTGTaatgctctgtggtgtcagagccgggaaggaggacactaaggaaggagactggaatcatgtttgctggaagttcaccccaataaacatcaagttgtttgcacctttggactttgggtattgttgctctctgttcatacgagaaggaccagggaagtaagtgggtgaaggaataagccccctaacagtcaGGATAACCTTATTCTCGTTGTCCATCCCTCTCACAATGTGATAACTTGTTTgtagaaagtttcttcctaacaccCACTGGTTAGAGGTTGGTTTCTGCTCTAATGAATATGGTTTATATCTGTccctgaaaggagcagaatggggTGGGACTATGGGTGGGACTGAGCCATTGTTTCCGATGCTGGGGgctcccccacttgctctggcctaGGGCCCTGGGAGACCTTACTCCATCTCTGGTTGCCAGAACAGATTCTACTATGACTTAAACCTGTTGTCACTGTTTGAATGTCACGACTCTCCCAAAACTTAAGAATCTTTGTGCCAGCAATAAAGTTCCTCCGTGCCATGGCTAGACCGGGACTGTCAGGCACAGGCTTATACTGCACggcctgggccagatcctcagctggtgtcaatcagtgtagctccattctCTGGCCCTTTGGTGCACTGCAATTTGGCCACAGATTACAAGGTAGGAAATTTCCTAGGCTGCGCCTATGTTTTAGCTAAAAGTGGCACCCGTCTTAGCGCAGACAACCCCAGTGATGCTGATGACCGACAAAATCAATGTCAGTCTGTGAGCAGCCACTAGGAGGCAGTACCCCACGCAAAGCCTAATACATGACAGAATGCAGGAAAACACATGACATATGGTCAGGGCTGATGTAGgttggcagggagggagaacaAATGTACCAAGGCCCCAAGCTCAGGGAGGGCGTCAAAACATCTGTAACTGGGGTGAAATGGAAGGGGTAGAGCTGCAGTGAACATGATATGTCAGGTCCCCTGCCAATAATACAAGGTTAATGTGCTGTTGCTAGTCCCAAGACTTAGGATTTATGCCTGTAGGGTATTCCCTCTTTGAGATGGTTAGCCCCAAAAGTATATTAGGCCCTAAGTGCGGTTTGAAagactgactcctaccagagccccTGCTGGATTTGGGAGGTGATTTGGGGTAAGCTTATTAGCAGGTGTATAGGTTctcttattgtttttaatatgttttctctgaaataatttcaccttaagaatacatGTGCCAGCTTATCAAGGTCTGTGTAGTAATttataactgctggcaattacactgttcataATCCTTCTgatgagaaagcaaagcacagaagctggcctgtttaggcagtctgatttgcaggggatatcacagtgtaggcagtgAACTGGAAAATCCCCAGTTAGGAGGGGGAGAGATACAGATCTCTGTCTAAGAGAGGtgttggctgaggagctgggggccTAGAATGGATGCCCTTGGTGGACcagtagggtaaccagatgtcccgattttatagggacagtcccgattttggggtctttttcttatatgggctcctcttactccccaccccctgtcccggcttcaaaaacagactccaatgagaaactgcagaactggaattaatttgcaaactggacaccatcaaattaggcctgaataaagaccgggagtggatgggtcactataaaaactaatttccccctactgttactcacaccttcttgtcaatagtttgaaatgggccactctgtCTCCACTGGCcccattaccacttcaaaagtgatttgtcctcccttggtattctactgttgagattAGCCCACTTCCACTTCAACTGAATtatctcgttagcactgaccctccacttggtaaggcaactcccatcttttcatgtactgtgtctGTATACCAGCTTACTGTTTTTTTCCACTTTCTGCATCTAATgatgtgggttttagcccatgaaagcttatgtccagataaatgtgttagtttcttaggtgccacaaatactcctcgttGTCTTTGTATAAATCCTGCTTCTCTTTTGACAGGACTCTTTTGGGTGAAGAAGCTTCTCAGAGTTCCCAAAGTTAGGACAGCAATCATCAAGCTTGTTCATTTATCTCTGGGACCTGGTGATTTCAATGAATGTTTGCAGTGTCTTTGAAACACATTCCGATTTTAATGATGCACAGTGGACCCACTTTAACCACATTTGGAAACTTGCTTGCCAAGTTACGCAATCTCAGTTTGGCAGGCACAAACTTTTTCCTCATCCCACCGAGAGCTTATTAAAATGGTCAGAAGCTAATACCGTTTCTGGAGAGATGGGTCAATGAGACTAAATTAATCGCGTCAGGTCCTGGAAGTGTAACCTCCCtggaatttgcatttttgttttgttgccgGAGCCAGGGTGATTATTTTGAACCAGCACGCATAATCTCCAAAGTGCATTACCTTGTTCCTCACAGGGGAATTAAAGAAATtaccagcagagaattccctATGAGGGActagacagagacagagactaaTTATTTGATTTGTAACTGCAGAACTGCACAGAAGATACATTTGAAATTCAGAACTGTTGTTCCAGTGACAATATTAGTATCAGTCAAATATTACTATTAATTCTACTCATGTCAGACCTACAAATCCACCTCTCTCTCTATAGCCCACACACCCTCTGCCCAGACCTTGGAGACCAGGACAGAGACATCTTGATTGGATGCACCTTAATACCATGGGGAAACAGCGAAAGAATATGGACagaataaacatgttttaaactGAAACTGCTATCACTGCCACAGGTTACGAAACAGGCTCTCCCATAGGGTAGAATAATTCCCTTCGCTGCAGGAATGATTGGAATATTCTGACCTGTGGCATGCAGGACATGAGACTCACTGATAATCATGaccttttctggccttaaaatctatggacCCATGTACAGACTTAActtcctgtttaaaaataatgcaaagaGAAGCCTCTGTGTTCAGAACTGCTTGGGTGAATTCAGAGCGGAATAAACAAAGATTAAAACCAGTTGCTAAAGACAGaaaagaatattttgaaaatcCACCCACTCCCTAAATAGACAGTGCACTTGATTTGGATCTGTCGCATCCCTCCTGGCATTTCTATTTCTACTCCTGGATCCCCTGCCATTCCAGTTCTGTCCATCTCATCTCGAATCTACAGGATTCCATATATGCCCCCAGCTCTGCATGAAATCCTAATTTGCATCCCCTTGGTTTCCATTTCATTAAATATGTAGGatacgtgcgcacacacacacacacacacacacacacacacacacacacgcacacacacacacacacacacacacacacacactctctaccAACACACTTTAGTTGAGAGCATAGATAGCCGAGCACTTAGggggcctgtggcagggcagggaggctaGCCGTAGTGGGGGCAAAGACACAACTGGAGGCTGGGGACTGGCTAGAGCAACATCTCGGGTGCGA encodes:
- the LOC141989850 gene encoding olfactory receptor-like protein OLF2 gives rise to the protein MEGGNHSEVTEFILSGLTERPELQVPLFGIFLLTYGITLVGNGGMILLITIDPRLHTPMYFFLRNLSFCDLCFSSIISPKMLLNFLAKRKSISFTACAVQMYLSIIFGDVECLLLAVMAYDRYVAICNPLLYTVTMSRQLCKQLVAGVYTLGVVDSMLNTYFTFRLSFCSSNIINNFFCDVPPLLALSCSDTRINEIVMFALTSCITGSSFVTVLLSYVYITSTILQIRSAEGRHKAFSTCTFHLTTVVLFYGTLLFMYLRPASSYSMDTDKVASVFYMLVIPMLNPLIYSLRNTEVKDALKKAMNKLLTSS